Below is a genomic region from Burkholderia pseudomultivorans.
GAGCACGAACACGACGCCGGGCGGCGGCTCCTCGAGCGTTTTCAGCAGTGCGTTCGACGCGGCGACGTTCAGCGCCTCGGCCGGATACAGCACGACCACGCGCGCGCCGCCGCGATGCGAGCCGACGCCGCAGAAATCGAGCAGCGCACGCACCTGCTCGATCTTGATTTCCTTGCTCGGCGCGCGGGTCTTCTTGCCGCCTTCGTCGGCATCGGCCGGCTTCGCGTCGTCCGCGGCGCCCGGCGCTTCGCCGGCCAGCGCCTCGGGCAGCACGATCCGGTAGTCCGGATGATTGCCCTGCGCGAACCACGTGCAGGCCGCGCAGGTGCCGCACGGCGCGCCGTTCGGCTGCGGCGCTTCGCACAGGAAGCCCTGTGCGAGATGCTGCGCGAACTGCAGCTTGCCGATCCCGGCCTGGCCGTGCAGCAGCAGCGCATGCGGCCATTGCGCGCGCAGCTGCTGCAGTCGGTTCCAGTCGTCGGTCTGCCACGGGTAGATCATGAAATGCGTTCCTTGCGGGTTACAGCGCGGCGAGCACGCGTTCGAGCTGCTGGCGGATCTCGGGAATCGACTGCGTCGCATCGACGATCGCGAAGCGGTGCGGCGCCTCTTCCGCGCGGCGCAGATACTCGCTGCGCGTGCGCGTGAAGAACGCGTCGGATTCGCTTTCGAACTTGTCGGGCATGCGCGCGGCGCCGCGGCGCTCGCTCGCGACCTGCGGCGCGACGTCGAACAGCACCGTCAGGTCGGGCTGGAAGCCGCCCTGCACCCAGCGTTCGAGCGTCTCGAGCTTGTCGCGCGGCAGCCCGCGGCCGCCGCCCTGGTACGCGAAGGTCGCGTCGGTGAAGCGGTCGGACACGACCCAGTCGCCGCGCGCGAGCGCGGGCTCGATCACCAGCGCGAGATGCTCGCGGCGCGCGGCGAACATCAGCAGCGCTTCGGTCTCGAGGTCCATCGGCTGGTTCAGCAGGATCTCGCGCAGCTTCTCGCCGAGCTGCGTGCCGCCCGGCTCGCGCGTGACGACGACCTGCTTGCCGGCCGAGGCCAGCCTGCCCTGCAGGCGTTCGCAGAACCATTGCAGGTGGGTGGTCTTCCCCGCCCCGTCGATGCCCTCGAACGTGATGAATTTACCGCTCGCCATTATTGCCCTCGTATGTACTTGTCCACGGCCTTGTTGTGATCGCCGAGCGTATCGGAGAACACGCTCGTGCCGTCGCCCTTCGCGACGAAATAGAGCGCGCTGGTCGGGGCCGGATTGATCGCGGCCTGCAGCGACGCGACGCCCGGCAGCGCAATCGGCGTCGGCGGCAGCCCGCGTCGCGTGTAGGTATTGTAAGGAGTGTCCGCCTGCAGGTCGCGCTTGCGCAGGCGGCCGTCGTAGGCGTCGCCGAGCCCGTAGATCACCGACGGATCGGTCTGCAGCGGCATGCCGATGCGCAGCCGGTTCGCGAACACCGCCGCGACGAATGCGCGATCGGCCGCATGTCCGGTTTCCTTCTCGACGATCGACGCGATCGTCAGCGCTTCGTAAGGCGTCTTGTACGGCAGCCCCGGTGCGCGCGCGGCCCAGGCTTCGTCGAGGCGCGTCTGCATCAGGTGGTACGCGCGCCGGTAGATGTTCAAGTCGCTCGTGCCCTTGTCGAACAGGTAGGTATCGGGAAAGAACAGCCCTTCGCCGCTGCCGCGCTGGATCGCGCTGTCCGACGCGCCGATCGCGCGCAGCAGCTCGGCGTCGCTCATGCCGGCCGTCGTGTGCGCGAGGTCGGGATTCGCATCGAGTTCCGCGCGCATCCGCTTGAAGGTCCAGCCTTCGATCACCGTGGCGACATATTCGTTGACGTCGCCGCGCGCGATCTTCTGCAGCACGTCGTAAGGCGTGACGCCGGTCTTGAACTCGTAGTTGCCGGACTTGAGCCGGCTCGACAGCCCGAGCAGGCGCGTCATCGCGACGAAGCCGAACGGCTCGACCGGCACGCCGCCGCGCTTCAGTTGCAGCGCGACGCTCTTGACGCTGCTGCGCGGCTTGATCGTGACGTCGAGCGACGCGGCGCCGAGCAGCAGCGGCCGGGTCGCCCAGTAATACCCGCCGCCCGCGCCGGCAGCGGCCACAACGACGGCCAGCACCGCGACCGTCGCGGCGCATTTCTTCAGTAGGGACATGGAACGTGACTCAGGTAAGACCCATATAATACTTGCTCGCCTTCGTCAAAGTCAGGGTTGACTGTTCCCTCATTCCATGAGCACACCGTTCGCTTCACCGGCTGCCCAGGCCGCCGCATCCGCCTCGCTCCCCGTATTCCCCCGTCCGTCCGCCGCCGATTTCGATGCGCCGGGCGCCTGCATGCCGCTTGCGCAGTTCGGCGTGATCGACGTGGCCGGCGACGATGCCGCGACGTTCCTGCACAGCCAGCTGACCAACGACATCGAGCATCTCGACGCCGCGAGCGCGCGCCTGAGCGGCTATTGCTCGCCGAAGGGCCGCCTGCTCGCGTCGTTCCTCGCGTGGCGCGCCGGCCACGGCGTGCGCCTGCTGGTGTCGAAGGACGTGCAGGCCGCCGTGCAGAAGCGGCTGTCGATGTTCGTGCTGCGCGCCAAGGCGAAGCTGACGGACGCGAGCGACGCGCTCGCGGTGGTCGGCTTCGCGGGCGACGTGCGCGACGCATTGTCGGGCATTTTCGACGCGCTGCCGGACGGCGTGCACGTGAAGGTCGACGGCCCCGCCGGCGCGCTGATCCGCGTGCCCGACGCCGCCGGCCGCAAGCGCTATCTGTGGGTCGGCCCGCGCGACGAGGTCGATGCGCGCATGGCCGCGCTCGCCGGCAAGCTGCCGGTCGTGTCGCCGGCCGTCTGGGACTGGCTCGACGTGCGCGCGGGCGAACCGCGCATCACGCAGCCGGCCGTCGAGCAGTTCGTGCCGCAGATGGTCAACTTCGACGTGATCGGCGCCGTCAACTTCCGCAAGGGCTGCTACCCGGGCCAGGAAGTGGTCGCGCGCAGCCAGTACCGCGGCACGATCAAGCGTCGCACCGCGCTCGCGCACGTCGCGGGCGACACCGACACCGTGCATGCCGGCGTCGAGCTGTTCCACAGCGACGATCCGGGCCAGCCGTGCGGGATGATCGTCAATGCGGCGGCCGCGCCCGCCGGCGGCGTCGACGCGCTCGCCGAGATCAAGCTGGCCGCGCTCGACAGCGGCAGCGTGCACGTCGGCTCGGCCGACGGCCCGGCGCTCGCGTTCGACGCGCTGCCGTACGCATGGCCGACCGAAGCCTGACGCACTGACAACCTGTTCGTGCGGCGGCCCGCAAGCGGCCGACGCCCGACCTTTCCTGCGAGAGATTCGCCCGATGTGTCTGATTGCCTTCGACTGGCAGCCTGATGCCGCCGCCGGTCCCGTGTTTACGCTGGCCGCCAATCGCGACGAGTTCTTTCGCCGCACGAGCGCGCCGCTTTCGTGGTGGGAGGACGTGCCGGGCGTACTGGCCGGCCGCGACCTCGAAGCGGGCGGCACCTGGCTCGGCGTCTCGCGCGACGGCCGCTTCGCGGCGCTGACCAACTATCGCGCGCCGTTCGACATCCGCGCGGGTGCGCCGACGCGCGGCAAGCTCGTGTCCGATTTCCTCGGCGGCCCGTCCGTCGCGCCGCTCGACTACCTCGCGCAGCTCGCCGAGCATGCGGCCGTCTACAACGGCTTCAGTCTGCTCGCCGGCGACTGGAAGCGGCGCGAGCTCGCGTGGTTCTGCAACCGCGCGGCCGAAGGCGAAAGCAGCGTGGCTGCGCCCGTCGTGGTCCCGGCCGGCGTGCATGCGCTGTCGAATGCACGGCTCGACACGCCCTGGCCGAAAGTGGTGCGCAAGCGCGCGGAACTCGGCACGCTGCTGACCGACAATCCGATGCCGCCGCTCGACGACCTGATCGCACTGATGCGCGACCCGCACGTCGCCGACGACGAGGCGCTGCCGCACACCGGCATTCCGATCGAGCGCGAGCGCGCGCTGTCGGCCGCGTTCATCGAGACGCCCGAATACGGCACGCGCGGCACGACCGCGCTGCGCGTCACGATGAAGGAAGGCGTGCGGCTGACGGTCGAGATCAAGGAGCGCTGCGACGACGACGGCTCGCACCGCACCGTGCGTCCCGGCGCGTTCGAGCGCGCGTTCACCTTCGACATCGACGCGAGCGCGCCGCGCTGACGCGCGCGGCGCCCGCTCGCGGCGTCACGGCGCGCGCGTCATCTCGACGTGCCGCACGCCCGCTTCGACGAACGGCGCGCCAGCCGCCGCGAAGCCGTGCCGCAGGTAGAACGGCACGGCCGATTCCTGCGCATAGAGCCGCACGAGCGGCTCGCCGCGACGCCGCGCGGCGTCCAGCAGCGCGATCAGCACGGCCGACCCGACGCCCTGCCCGCGCGCGTCGGCCAGCACCGCGACGCGGCCGATCGTCCCCGACGGCAGCAGCCGGCCCGTCGCGACCGCGCGGCGCGCGCCGGTCGCCGCATCGATCCGGTAAGCGACCGCATGGAACGACAGCGGATCGTCGTCGTCGAGTTCCCATTCGGGCGGAATGCGCTGCTCGCGCACGAACACCGCGTCGCGAATGCGCGCGGCATCGCCGCCCAGCGTCGTCCAGTCACCCGTTTCCACTACGCCGTCCGTCATCGCTGCCTCCACGCGGCGCTGCGGCCGCCCGCCGTCACGCGTCGTCGTCGAATGCGGCCTTCAGCGCCGCCACCGCATCGGCATGCGCGGCCCGCACTTCGGGTACGTAG
It encodes:
- the tmk gene encoding dTMP kinase, with protein sequence MASGKFITFEGIDGAGKTTHLQWFCERLQGRLASAGKQVVVTREPGGTQLGEKLREILLNQPMDLETEALLMFAARREHLALVIEPALARGDWVVSDRFTDATFAYQGGGRGLPRDKLETLERWVQGGFQPDLTVLFDVAPQVASERRGAARMPDKFESESDAFFTRTRSEYLRRAEEAPHRFAIVDATQSIPEIRQQLERVLAAL
- the mltG gene encoding endolytic transglycosylase MltG, which encodes MSLLKKCAATVAVLAVVVAAAGAGGGYYWATRPLLLGAASLDVTIKPRSSVKSVALQLKRGGVPVEPFGFVAMTRLLGLSSRLKSGNYEFKTGVTPYDVLQKIARGDVNEYVATVIEGWTFKRMRAELDANPDLAHTTAGMSDAELLRAIGASDSAIQRGSGEGLFFPDTYLFDKGTSDLNIYRRAYHLMQTRLDEAWAARAPGLPYKTPYEALTIASIVEKETGHAADRAFVAAVFANRLRIGMPLQTDPSVIYGLGDAYDGRLRKRDLQADTPYNTYTRRGLPPTPIALPGVASLQAAINPAPTSALYFVAKGDGTSVFSDTLGDHNKAVDKYIRGQ
- a CDS encoding YgfZ/GcvT domain-containing protein produces the protein MSTPFASPAAQAAASASLPVFPRPSAADFDAPGACMPLAQFGVIDVAGDDAATFLHSQLTNDIEHLDAASARLSGYCSPKGRLLASFLAWRAGHGVRLLVSKDVQAAVQKRLSMFVLRAKAKLTDASDALAVVGFAGDVRDALSGIFDALPDGVHVKVDGPAGALIRVPDAAGRKRYLWVGPRDEVDARMAALAGKLPVVSPAVWDWLDVRAGEPRITQPAVEQFVPQMVNFDVIGAVNFRKGCYPGQEVVARSQYRGTIKRRTALAHVAGDTDTVHAGVELFHSDDPGQPCGMIVNAAAAPAGGVDALAEIKLAALDSGSVHVGSADGPALAFDALPYAWPTEA
- a CDS encoding NRDE family protein, translated to MCLIAFDWQPDAAAGPVFTLAANRDEFFRRTSAPLSWWEDVPGVLAGRDLEAGGTWLGVSRDGRFAALTNYRAPFDIRAGAPTRGKLVSDFLGGPSVAPLDYLAQLAEHAAVYNGFSLLAGDWKRRELAWFCNRAAEGESSVAAPVVVPAGVHALSNARLDTPWPKVVRKRAELGTLLTDNPMPPLDDLIALMRDPHVADDEALPHTGIPIERERALSAAFIETPEYGTRGTTALRVTMKEGVRLTVEIKERCDDDGSHRTVRPGAFERAFTFDIDASAPR
- a CDS encoding GNAT family N-acetyltransferase — translated: MTDGVVETGDWTTLGGDAARIRDAVFVREQRIPPEWELDDDDPLSFHAVAYRIDAATGARRAVATGRLLPSGTIGRVAVLADARGQGVGSAVLIALLDAARRRGEPLVRLYAQESAVPFYLRHGFAAAGAPFVEAGVRHVEMTRAP